One Kitasatospora sp. NBC_01287 DNA window includes the following coding sequences:
- the lon gene encoding endopeptidase La, whose product MASTSAPLTLPVLPLDDEVVLPGMVVPLDLKDTEVRAAVEAARAAVRASVSGAAGTGKPQVLLVPRLDGSYAAVGTLATVEQVGRLADGEPAALVRAVRRVRIGAGTTGPGAALWVETTPFKESSVGLPVGGRAAELVKEYKAVSTQWLRKRGAWQIVDRVAEIEGVGELADNIGYAPFATAEQKLKVLLEADQVARLEYALQLLRDHLAEEEVNDTIRKDVEEGVAKQQKEFLLRRQLEAVRKELAELNGEAADEEGDYRARVEAAELPEKVREAALKEVDKLERSSDQSPEGSWIRTWLDTVLELPWNNRSEDAYDIAGARAVLDADHAGLADVKDRIVEYLAVRKRRADQGLSLVGGRRGGAVLALVGPPGVGKTSLGESVARAMGRDFVRVALGGVRDEAEIRGHRRTYVGALPGRIVRAIKEAGSMNPVVLLDEIDKVGSDYRGDPAAALLEVLDPAQNHTFRDHYLEVELDLSDVVFLATANVLEAIPEPLLDRMELVRLDGYTEDEKVVIARDHLLPRQLERAGLPAEEVAVSEGALRKLAGEYTREAGVRNLERAVARILRKVAAQSELGERELPVSIGAEDLRGLIGRPHHTPEAAQEPSERRTAVPGVATGLAVTGAGGDVLYIEASLADAETGSTGLTLTGQLGEVMKESAHIALSYLRSRGAELELPVTGLRERGIHLHIPAGAVPKDGPSAGITMTTALASLLSGRKVRTDVAMTGEVSLTGRVLPIGGLKQKLLAADRAGITTVIIPKRNEPDLDDVPAEVLERLSVHPVADVREVLALALESAEVLVAAA is encoded by the coding sequence ATGGCATCGACGTCCGCTCCGCTCACTCTGCCCGTGCTGCCCCTCGACGACGAGGTCGTGCTGCCCGGCATGGTGGTGCCGCTGGACCTCAAGGACACCGAGGTGCGCGCCGCCGTGGAGGCCGCCAGGGCCGCCGTGCGGGCGTCGGTGAGCGGCGCCGCGGGCACCGGCAAGCCGCAGGTGCTGCTGGTGCCCCGGCTGGACGGCTCGTACGCCGCGGTGGGCACCCTGGCCACCGTCGAGCAGGTCGGCCGGCTGGCCGACGGCGAGCCGGCCGCCCTGGTGCGCGCGGTCCGCCGGGTGCGGATCGGCGCCGGCACCACAGGGCCGGGCGCCGCGCTCTGGGTGGAGACGACGCCGTTCAAGGAGTCCTCGGTCGGGCTGCCGGTGGGTGGCCGGGCCGCCGAGCTGGTGAAGGAGTACAAGGCGGTCTCGACCCAGTGGCTGCGCAAGCGCGGCGCCTGGCAGATCGTCGACCGGGTGGCCGAGATCGAGGGCGTCGGCGAGCTGGCCGACAACATCGGCTACGCCCCCTTCGCCACCGCCGAGCAGAAGCTGAAGGTGCTGCTGGAGGCCGACCAGGTGGCCCGCCTGGAGTACGCCCTGCAGCTGCTGCGCGACCACCTCGCCGAGGAGGAGGTCAACGACACCATCCGCAAGGACGTCGAGGAGGGCGTGGCCAAGCAGCAGAAGGAGTTCCTGCTCCGCCGCCAGCTGGAGGCGGTGCGCAAGGAGCTCGCCGAGCTGAACGGCGAGGCGGCCGACGAGGAGGGCGACTACCGGGCCCGGGTCGAGGCCGCCGAGCTGCCCGAGAAGGTGCGGGAGGCGGCGCTCAAGGAGGTCGACAAGCTGGAGCGCTCCAGCGACCAGTCGCCCGAGGGCAGCTGGATCCGCACCTGGCTGGACACCGTCCTGGAGCTGCCCTGGAACAACCGCAGCGAGGACGCCTACGACATCGCCGGCGCCCGCGCCGTGCTGGACGCCGACCACGCGGGCCTGGCGGACGTGAAGGACCGGATCGTCGAGTACCTGGCGGTGCGCAAGCGCCGGGCCGACCAGGGGCTGAGCCTGGTCGGCGGCCGGCGCGGCGGCGCGGTGCTGGCGCTGGTCGGCCCGCCCGGGGTCGGCAAGACCTCGCTGGGCGAGTCGGTCGCGCGGGCGATGGGCCGCGACTTCGTGCGGGTCGCGCTCGGCGGCGTCCGGGACGAGGCCGAGATCCGCGGCCACCGGCGCACCTACGTCGGCGCGCTGCCCGGCCGGATCGTGCGCGCGATCAAGGAGGCCGGCTCGATGAACCCGGTCGTCCTGCTGGACGAGATCGACAAGGTCGGCTCGGACTACCGCGGCGACCCGGCGGCCGCCCTGCTGGAGGTGCTGGACCCGGCGCAGAACCACACCTTCAGGGACCACTACCTGGAGGTCGAACTGGACCTGTCCGACGTGGTCTTCCTGGCCACCGCCAACGTGCTGGAGGCCATCCCCGAGCCGCTGCTGGACCGGATGGAGCTGGTGCGCCTGGACGGCTACACCGAGGACGAGAAGGTCGTCATCGCCCGCGACCACCTGCTGCCGCGCCAGCTGGAGCGGGCCGGCCTGCCGGCCGAGGAGGTCGCGGTCTCCGAGGGCGCGCTGCGCAAGCTCGCGGGGGAGTACACCCGCGAGGCCGGGGTGCGGAACCTGGAGCGGGCGGTGGCCCGGATCCTGCGCAAGGTCGCCGCGCAGAGCGAGCTGGGCGAGCGCGAGCTGCCCGTCTCGATCGGCGCCGAGGACCTGCGCGGCCTGATCGGCCGGCCGCACCACACCCCCGAGGCGGCCCAGGAGCCCTCCGAGCGGCGCACGGCGGTGCCGGGCGTGGCCACCGGCCTGGCGGTCACCGGCGCGGGCGGCGACGTCCTCTACATCGAGGCCTCGCTGGCCGATGCCGAGACCGGCTCGACCGGCCTGACCCTCACCGGCCAGCTGGGCGAGGTGATGAAGGAGTCGGCCCACATCGCCCTCTCCTACCTGCGCTCGCGCGGCGCCGAGCTGGAGCTGCCGGTCACCGGCCTGCGGGAGCGCGGCATCCACCTGCACATCCCGGCGGGCGCCGTCCCCAAGGACGGGCCGAGCGCGGGCATCACGATGACCACGGCGCTGGCCTCGCTGCTCTCCGGGCGCAAGGTCCGCACCGACGTCGCGATGACCGGTGAGGTCTCGCTGACCGGGCGGGTGCTGCCGATCGGCGGCCTGAAGCAGAAGCTGCTCGCCGCCGACCGGGCCGGGATCACCACGGTGATCATCCCCAAGCGCAACGAGCCCGACCTGGACGACGTCCCGGCCGAGGTGCTGGAGCGGTTGAGCGTGCACCCGGTGGCGGACGTCCGCGAGGTGCTGGCGCTGGCCCTGGAGTCGGCCGAGGTGCTGGTGGCGGCGGCCTGA
- a CDS encoding MarR family winged helix-turn-helix transcriptional regulator: MAEELAGSEAVFRAVEREVALMFRRGRARSAEMSRLVHPKLEGLAYSLLAHLSEAGQVRVTDVGAHFGVGKATISRQIKALEELGLVARESDPLDGRVSLVSLTEDGARRYWRAHEHRIASFRAMLGAWEPAELAQFARLLARFNETVATVARREGWAE; the protein is encoded by the coding sequence GTGGCAGAGGAACTGGCGGGCAGCGAGGCGGTCTTCCGCGCGGTGGAGCGCGAGGTCGCGCTGATGTTCCGGCGCGGGCGGGCCAGATCCGCCGAGATGTCCCGGCTGGTGCACCCGAAGCTGGAGGGGCTGGCCTACAGCCTGCTCGCCCACCTCAGCGAGGCCGGCCAGGTGCGGGTGACCGACGTGGGCGCGCACTTCGGGGTCGGCAAGGCGACGATCAGCCGGCAGATCAAGGCGCTGGAGGAGCTCGGCCTGGTGGCCCGCGAGTCCGATCCGCTGGACGGGCGGGTCTCGCTGGTCTCGCTCACCGAGGACGGCGCCCGGCGCTACTGGCGCGCCCACGAGCACCGGATCGCTTCGTTCCGCGCCATGCTCGGTGCCTGGGAGCCGGCCGAGCTCGCCCAGTTCGCCCGCCTGCTGGCCCGCTTCAACGAGACGGTGGCCACGGTGGCGCGGCGCGAGGGCTGGGCGGAGTAG
- a CDS encoding rhomboid-like protein, whose product MADTSADATRGGARPAEVTPLTGLRLGLRSVPLRWVLERLPTPRRNPFACAYLLVLAGTTVLAQVADPDLVHRLQTMSSTDGHNLLHAPVRSLLMSGLWVAGPVWMPYLWAFAFTVAPLERRVGALRAAGVFVAGHVVGTLLSQGVVALAVATGQVGPSILDELDIGVSYGVLASLGALAGLLPPRGRYLALGGAVLLVVHQIVSDQDLITAVGHPTALLTGVALWTVLRRPRRPGRGSGRVRRPLVEPVLHRA is encoded by the coding sequence ATGGCGGACACGTCCGCGGACGCGACCCGGGGTGGTGCGCGCCCCGCCGAGGTGACACCCCTGACCGGTCTGCGGTTGGGCCTGCGCTCGGTGCCGCTGCGCTGGGTGCTGGAGCGGCTGCCCACGCCGCGGCGCAACCCCTTCGCCTGCGCGTACCTGCTGGTGCTGGCCGGCACCACGGTCCTCGCCCAGGTCGCCGACCCCGATCTGGTCCACCGGCTGCAGACGATGTCCAGCACCGACGGCCACAACCTGCTGCACGCCCCGGTGCGCTCGCTGCTGATGAGCGGGCTCTGGGTGGCCGGGCCGGTCTGGATGCCCTACCTGTGGGCCTTCGCCTTCACCGTGGCCCCGCTGGAGCGGCGGGTCGGCGCGCTGCGCGCCGCGGGGGTCTTCGTGGCCGGGCACGTGGTGGGCACGCTGCTCTCCCAGGGCGTGGTGGCCCTCGCGGTGGCCACCGGCCAGGTCGGGCCGAGCATCCTGGACGAGCTGGACATCGGGGTCAGCTACGGGGTGCTGGCCAGCCTGGGCGCGCTGGCCGGGCTGCTGCCGCCGCGCGGGCGCTACCTGGCGCTGGGCGGCGCGGTGCTGCTGGTGGTGCACCAGATCGTCAGCGACCAGGACCTGATCACCGCCGTCGGCCACCCGACCGCGTTGCTCACCGGGGTGGCGCTGTGGACCGTGCTGCGGCGGCCGCGGCGGCCCGGGCGCGGGTCGGGCCGGGTGCGGCGGCCGCTGGTCGAGCCGGTGCTCCACCGCGCGTAG
- a CDS encoding response regulator transcription factor — MTEIQQDTSGSGVIAQRRVLVVEDEPTIAESIAARLGAEGFKVAVAHDGPGAVDGFHTWQPDLVVLDIMLPGFDGLEVCRRIQAQRPVPVLMLTARDDETDLLVGLGVGADDYMTKPFSMRELAARVNVLLRRVERAQQAARTPALGSLRFGELEIDHVQRRVRLASGDVHLTPTEFDLLACLAAQPRAVLTREQLLAEVWDWTDASGTRTVDSHVKALRRKIGATWIRTVHGVGYALEAPVG; from the coding sequence GTGACAGAGATTCAACAGGACACCAGCGGCAGCGGTGTGATTGCCCAGCGACGTGTACTGGTGGTGGAGGACGAACCGACCATCGCCGAGTCCATCGCCGCCCGGCTCGGTGCGGAGGGCTTCAAGGTCGCCGTGGCGCACGACGGCCCCGGCGCGGTGGACGGCTTCCACACCTGGCAGCCCGACCTCGTGGTGCTCGACATCATGCTGCCCGGCTTCGACGGCCTGGAGGTCTGCCGCCGGATCCAGGCGCAGCGACCGGTCCCGGTGCTGATGCTGACCGCCCGCGACGACGAGACGGACCTGCTGGTCGGCCTCGGCGTGGGCGCCGACGACTACATGACCAAGCCCTTCTCGATGCGCGAGCTGGCGGCCCGGGTCAACGTGCTGCTGCGGCGGGTCGAGCGGGCCCAGCAGGCGGCCAGAACCCCGGCCCTCGGCTCGCTGCGGTTCGGCGAACTGGAGATCGACCACGTGCAGCGCCGGGTCCGGCTCGCCTCCGGCGACGTCCACCTGACGCCCACCGAGTTCGACCTGCTGGCCTGCCTGGCCGCCCAGCCGCGCGCGGTGCTGACCCGCGAGCAGCTGCTCGCCGAGGTCTGGGACTGGACCGACGCGTCCGGCACCCGCACGGTGGACAGCCACGTCAAGGCGCTGCGCCGGAAGATCGGCGCGACCTGGATCCGCACCGTGCACGGCGTCGGCTACGCGCTGGAGGCGCCGGTGGGGTGA
- a CDS encoding cell wall metabolism sensor histidine kinase WalK, translated as MNTSPRARTEPEPTPRQQRWPARAGARIWRDIRPFDPVRSIKGKLALLVIVSVVVATGLVVIAIRSETQIRVIMAFSMIASLLFMQLLAHTLTAPLREMTAAARAMAGGDYSRRVTTGSRDEIGELAVTFNKMAADLEAADRHRRELVANVSHELRTPIAALRAVLENMVDGVVPPAQNTLGAALEQTERLGRLVSHLLDLSKLDGGVVPLDAREFEVAPFLAGVLRGLTVDGATAGGAWSRRDDVRLRLDVQPEQLTGLADPERLHQVVANLVDNACKHSPPGGTVTVRARAGDAPLALLLEVQDQGPGIPAQDRTRVFDRFSRAGSPTAQGPGSDGGTGLGLAIARWAVDLHGGRIEVADGGGGGGCLIQVTLPGFAPVLPRPRL; from the coding sequence ATGAACACCTCACCACGGGCTCGCACCGAGCCCGAGCCGACACCGCGCCAGCAGCGGTGGCCGGCGCGCGCGGGCGCGCGGATCTGGCGGGACATACGACCGTTCGACCCGGTGCGCTCGATCAAGGGCAAACTCGCCCTGCTGGTCATCGTGTCGGTGGTGGTCGCCACCGGGCTGGTGGTGATCGCGATCCGCTCGGAGACCCAGATCCGGGTGATCATGGCCTTCTCGATGATCGCCTCGCTGCTCTTCATGCAGCTGCTGGCGCACACCCTGACCGCCCCGCTGCGCGAGATGACCGCGGCGGCCAGGGCGATGGCCGGCGGCGACTACAGCCGCCGGGTGACCACCGGCTCCCGCGACGAGATCGGCGAGCTGGCGGTGACCTTCAACAAGATGGCCGCCGACCTGGAGGCGGCCGACCGGCACCGGCGCGAGCTGGTGGCGAACGTCTCGCACGAGCTGCGCACGCCGATCGCCGCCCTGCGCGCCGTGCTGGAGAACATGGTGGACGGCGTGGTGCCGCCCGCGCAGAACACCCTGGGCGCCGCCCTGGAGCAGACCGAGCGGCTCGGTCGGCTGGTCTCCCACCTTCTCGACCTGTCCAAGCTGGACGGCGGCGTGGTGCCGCTGGACGCCCGCGAGTTCGAGGTGGCCCCCTTCCTGGCCGGCGTGCTGCGCGGGCTGACGGTGGACGGCGCCACGGCCGGCGGCGCCTGGAGCCGGCGCGACGACGTCCGGCTGCGGCTCGACGTCCAGCCGGAGCAGCTGACCGGGCTGGCCGATCCGGAGCGGCTCCACCAGGTGGTGGCCAACCTGGTGGACAACGCCTGCAAGCACTCCCCGCCCGGCGGCACCGTGACCGTGCGGGCCAGGGCCGGCGACGCGCCGCTGGCGCTGCTGCTGGAGGTGCAGGACCAGGGTCCGGGGATACCGGCGCAGGACCGCACCCGGGTCTTCGACCGGTTCAGCCGGGCCGGCTCCCCCACCGCCCAGGGGCCTGGCAGCGACGGCGGCACCGGCCTGGGCCTGGCCATCGCCCGCTGGGCGGTGGATCTGCACGGCGGGCGGATCGAGGTCGCCGACGGCGGCGGTGGCGGTGGCTGCCTCATCCAGGTCACCCTGCCGGGCTTCGCCCCGGTGCTGCCCAGACCGCGGCTCTAG
- a CDS encoding MDR family MFS transporter, translating to MTHREILEALSGLLLGLFVAVLSSTIVSNALPTILNDLHGGESAYTWVITAALLSLTASTPIWGKLSDLVSKKLLVQLALVIYIVSSTLAGLSQNTAELIGCRVLQGLGAGGVVALGQICLAAMVPPRERGRYSGYFGAVFALATIGGPLIGGVIVDTPWLGWRWCFYVGIPFSVIAIVVLQRTLHLPVVKRRAKIDYRGAVLIAGAVSLLMVWVTLAGKNYAWGSWQSAAMVGGGLLLVGLFVLTERRAAEPLMPLTLFRHRTVSLAAVASTFVGIGMYGATTFLSQYFQLAKEKTPTMAGIMTLPMILGLALSSAVAGRLITRYGKWKRFLVAGTFLLAAGFFLLGTARASTGYGLLSLYMAATGVGLGLTSQNLVLAVQNTVPAKELGTASSTVTFFRTMGGAMGVSALGALLGTRVTHYLTQNLLAAHVPAAGAGALGGGDLPDLHTLPAPLVPLVTDAFGHGVGTVFLVAAPFAALAFVAVLFIREVPLRTAPAPAQAPAGERVAGDRAVSDRA from the coding sequence ATGACGCACCGCGAGATCCTCGAAGCGCTCTCCGGGCTGCTGCTCGGCCTCTTCGTCGCGGTGCTCTCCTCGACCATCGTCTCCAACGCGTTGCCGACGATCCTGAACGACCTGCACGGCGGCGAGTCCGCCTACACCTGGGTGATCACCGCGGCGCTGCTCTCGCTCACCGCCTCCACCCCGATCTGGGGCAAGCTCTCCGACCTGGTGAGCAAGAAGCTGCTGGTGCAGCTGGCGCTGGTGATCTACATCGTCTCCTCCACCCTCGCCGGCCTGTCGCAGAACACCGCCGAGCTGATCGGCTGCCGGGTGCTGCAGGGGCTGGGCGCCGGCGGGGTGGTGGCGCTCGGTCAGATCTGCCTGGCCGCGATGGTGCCGCCGCGCGAGCGGGGACGCTACAGCGGCTACTTCGGCGCGGTCTTCGCGCTGGCCACCATCGGCGGCCCGCTGATCGGCGGGGTCATCGTGGACACCCCCTGGCTCGGCTGGCGCTGGTGCTTCTACGTCGGCATCCCGTTCTCGGTGATCGCCATCGTCGTGCTGCAGCGCACCCTCCACCTGCCGGTGGTGAAGCGCCGGGCGAAGATCGACTACCGCGGGGCGGTGCTGATCGCGGGCGCCGTCAGCCTGCTGATGGTCTGGGTCACGCTGGCCGGCAAGAACTACGCCTGGGGCTCCTGGCAGAGCGCGGCGATGGTCGGCGGCGGGCTGCTGCTGGTCGGGCTCTTCGTGCTGACCGAGCGCCGGGCGGCCGAGCCGCTGATGCCGCTCACCCTGTTCCGCCACCGCACGGTGAGCCTGGCGGCGGTGGCCAGCACCTTCGTCGGCATCGGGATGTACGGCGCCACCACCTTCCTCAGCCAGTACTTCCAGCTGGCCAAGGAGAAGACGCCGACCATGGCGGGCATCATGACGCTGCCGATGATCCTCGGCCTGGCCCTCTCCTCGGCGGTCGCCGGCCGGCTGATCACCAGGTACGGCAAGTGGAAGCGCTTCCTGGTGGCCGGCACCTTCCTGCTCGCGGCGGGCTTCTTCCTGCTCGGCACCGCCCGCGCCTCCACCGGCTACGGCCTGCTCTCGCTCTACATGGCCGCGACCGGCGTGGGGCTGGGCCTGACCTCGCAGAACCTGGTGCTCGCGGTGCAGAACACGGTGCCGGCCAAGGAGCTGGGCACCGCGAGTTCGACCGTCACCTTCTTCCGCACCATGGGCGGCGCGATGGGCGTCTCGGCGCTCGGCGCGCTGCTGGGCACCAGGGTCACCCACTACCTGACCCAGAACCTGCTGGCCGCGCACGTCCCGGCGGCCGGCGCGGGCGCACTGGGCGGCGGCGATCTGCCTGACCTGCACACGCTGCCCGCGCCGCTGGTGCCGCTGGTCACCGACGCCTTCGGGCACGGGGTGGGGACGGTCTTCCTGGTGGCCGCGCCGTTCGCCGCGCTGGCCTTCGTGGCGGTCCTCTTCATCCGTGAGGTGCCGCTGCGCACGGCCCCGGCTCCCGCTCAGGCGCCGGCCGGCGAGCGAGTGGCCGGCGACCGGGCGGTCAGCGACCGGGCGTGA
- a CDS encoding DUF3533 domain-containing protein, with amino-acid sequence MSGQGQGFINEVKDAVTGRAALLVIAVLALQLGFVVSYVGALHQPEPHRLSIGVVAPAPAQQQLVTALGQVPGDAVRSAPVADQDAAVGQIRDQRLYATLVVDPGGTQDTLLIAGARGKAAAAAALTIVTGVEQTQGRTVRTQDVAPLAPGDANGLSAFYLVVGWCVGGYLVAAILGISAGSRPANWNRALIRIAVLALYSIAAGLGGVLIAGPILNALPGSVVGLWGVGALVVFAVGTVTMALECLFDVVGIGLAVLLFVVLGNPSAGGVFPPPLLPTFWRAIGAWLPNGAGTGAARSIAYLGATRLAMPLLVLAVWSVIGVAVSLAAVHSRSRGGRLMATPAEQARPTR; translated from the coding sequence TTGTCCGGCCAGGGCCAGGGTTTCATCAACGAGGTCAAGGACGCCGTCACCGGCCGCGCGGCGCTGCTGGTCATCGCCGTGCTGGCGCTCCAGCTGGGGTTCGTCGTCTCCTACGTCGGCGCGCTGCACCAGCCCGAGCCGCACCGGCTCTCGATCGGGGTGGTCGCCCCGGCGCCCGCCCAGCAGCAGCTGGTGACCGCCCTGGGCCAGGTGCCGGGCGACGCGGTGCGCTCGGCACCGGTGGCCGACCAGGACGCGGCGGTCGGCCAGATCAGGGACCAGCGGCTCTACGCCACGCTGGTGGTCGACCCCGGCGGCACCCAGGACACGCTGCTGATCGCCGGCGCGCGCGGCAAGGCGGCGGCCGCCGCCGCGCTGACCATCGTCACCGGGGTCGAGCAGACCCAGGGCCGCACCGTCCGGACCCAGGACGTGGCCCCGCTCGCCCCGGGCGACGCCAACGGCCTGTCCGCCTTCTACCTGGTGGTGGGCTGGTGCGTCGGCGGCTACCTGGTCGCCGCGATCCTGGGGATCAGCGCCGGCTCCCGCCCGGCCAACTGGAACCGGGCGCTGATCAGGATCGCCGTGCTGGCGCTCTACTCGATCGCGGCCGGGCTCGGCGGCGTGCTGATCGCCGGGCCGATCCTGAACGCGCTGCCCGGCAGCGTCGTGGGCCTCTGGGGCGTGGGCGCGCTGGTGGTCTTCGCGGTCGGCACCGTCACGATGGCGCTGGAGTGCCTCTTCGACGTGGTGGGCATCGGGCTCGCGGTGCTGCTCTTCGTGGTGCTGGGCAACCCGAGCGCCGGCGGGGTCTTCCCGCCGCCGCTGCTGCCGACCTTCTGGCGGGCGATCGGCGCCTGGCTGCCGAACGGCGCGGGGACCGGTGCGGCCCGCTCGATCGCCTACCTGGGCGCCACCCGGCTCGCCATGCCGCTGCTGGTCCTCGCGGTCTGGTCGGTGATCGGCGTGGCGGTCTCGCTGGCCGCGGTGCACAGCCGCTCCAGGGGTGGTCGGCTGATGGCCACCCCGGCGGAGCAGGCCCGACCCACGCGCTGA
- a CDS encoding GtrA family protein, with translation MPSPTQRVLAKVPGPLRPILLQHRSLVKFLVVGGSCFLLTLVINYGLKLTVCQNKPVVALTIGTAVATVFSYILNRQWSFRSEGSHKEAIPFFAVSALAVGVNDLPLLVSRYVFDLHTPHVSNFTQEVCDFLSGMIVGTLVAMAFRYWAMKKFVFTTRADPASPRTAAEPPAPVR, from the coding sequence ATGCCGTCGCCCACACAGAGAGTCCTGGCCAAGGTGCCGGGGCCGCTGCGTCCCATCTTGTTGCAGCACCGCAGTCTGGTGAAGTTCCTCGTGGTGGGTGGCTCGTGCTTCCTGCTGACGCTAGTGATCAACTACGGGCTCAAGCTCACCGTTTGCCAGAACAAGCCGGTTGTCGCGCTGACCATCGGAACGGCCGTCGCGACGGTGTTCTCGTACATCCTGAACCGCCAGTGGTCCTTCCGGTCGGAGGGCAGCCACAAGGAGGCCATCCCGTTCTTCGCGGTGAGCGCGCTGGCGGTCGGGGTCAACGACCTGCCGCTGCTGGTCAGCCGCTACGTCTTCGACCTGCACACCCCGCACGTCAGCAACTTCACCCAGGAGGTCTGCGACTTCCTGAGCGGGATGATCGTCGGCACCCTGGTGGCGATGGCCTTCCGCTACTGGGCGATGAAGAAGTTCGTCTTCACCACCCGTGCCGACCCGGCGAGCCCGCGGACGGCCGCCGAGCCGCCGGCCCCCGTGCGCTGA